The stretch of DNA TGTATTTAAGCAATACACATGTAAATCAAGGAGTCCAGTTTTAAAGACCACCTTACCTTGTCTTTTCCCCATCACTTTCCACCGTGAGCCTCCTTCTTTTGCCTGTAGCTGGAGCCTTTGCTCTAAAGTTCTTTATCTGAGCAAGCAgcagggttggaagagaccaagacagctctgcagcagctctgaTGAAGCAGCAGATGTAGTTGGTGAGctgttcctctctcctctttttgaGACAGGTTTTGCTAAATGAGCTTGGGCTGGATGAAACTTTCATCACACCCCTGCGTGAAAAATACCTGCGGCCCATAACGGCGCTGCTTTATCCCGATTTGGGAGGCGCTTGTCTGGACAGCCATAAAGCATTTGTTGTCAAGTACTCACTACACGAAGATCTGGATTTGAGCTCTCACTATGACAATGCAGAAGTCACCTTAAACGTTTCACTGGGAAAAGAATTCACAGAAGGCAACTTGTACTTTGGTGATTTCAGCCAGGTACTGAGCGTGTTCGTAATTTGGACCTCGATTCTCTTCTTTACTGCCTCCTCACCCCCTGATTTCAAGGCATTAACTGCGTTCTGAAAAACAGTTATTCACTTCTGACAGTCAAAtctgctctgccccttcccccttttttaaaatgtcctgGTTATACAGGAGCCTTTTCTGCTCTAAGCACATTACCAATATTCAAGCTAATTGCAGCCAAGCCAGAGAGGAATGTCATTGTAGAAACTGGAGTGAAATAAACCAGCCCATCTTTCCCCGACTGCAATAAGGAGCAGGGAGgtgctgagagagagagaaagtaattTGTTTCAGATGAGACTTAAACCTAAATCTGTAGCCCCTATTCCCAGGGGACTCTTGGCAAGAGAGGGGTAAAAGCACCGATACACTGGTGAAAcgttttttttttgattgaaacTCTGTCTTTAAATTCCCTCTGGACCTGGCAGTGATAGCATCTGTCTTGGAAACAGTTGTACTAAACTGCTGCCAAGCCACCCCTGAAGTGGCTGCATTTCGGAGGTGCAGCGGGCCCTCTCCATGTTGCTCACTGGGTGCTGTGGGTGACGAGGTGACAAGTAGAAGTATCAACTATTTGAGCATTGTTCTGCTAGGGACTTTCTGGTGTAATGCTGTACCCGCCTCCCTTTGTTCCAGGATCCTACCCCGGTGCCAAACTACATAGAGATCGAACACGTGGGAGCCCAGGGGCTGTTACACCGAGGAGGGCAGATCCACGGGGCGCTTCCCGTTGCCTCCGGGGAACGCTGGAACCTCATTATTTGGATGAGATCATCTGCTATCCGCAACCAGCTCTGCCCCATGTGCAACAAG from Rissa tridactyla isolate bRisTri1 chromosome 13, bRisTri1.patW.cur.20221130, whole genome shotgun sequence encodes:
- the OGFOD2 gene encoding 2-oxoglutarate and iron-dependent oxygenase domain-containing protein 2 isoform X2, whose product is MPKGRPNTMNNYGVLLNELGLDETFITPLREKYLRPITALLYPDLGGACLDSHKAFVVKYSLHEDLDLSSHYDNAEVTLNVSLGKEFTEGNLYFGDFSQDPTPVPNYIEIEHVGAQGLLHRGGQIHGALPVASGERWNLIIWMRSSAIRNQLCPMCNKKPELVEAEGFGDGFTETLEDDAPETVNLCSLW